The DNA region TTGAAATAGAAGGAGTTGATATTTCAAAACTTCCTAAAAAAGATCTTTTAATAAAAAGAAAAAAAATAGGGATGATATTTCAACATTTTAATTTATTAAAATCTAGAACGGTTAGAGAAAACATCGCTTTTCCTTTAGAAATAGATGGTTGGAGTAAAAATAAAATAATTGAAAGAGTAGATGAACTTTTAAAGTTAGTAGAACTTGAAGATAAAGGTGAAGTTTATCCATCTCAATTATCTGGAGGACAAAAACAAAGAATAGCAATAGCAAGGGCGTTAGCCAATAATCCTAAAATTTTGCTTTCAGATGAAGCTACTTCAGCTTTAGATCCTAAAACAACAAAATCAATCTTAAAATTGATAAAAGATATTCAAAGTAAAATGGATTTAACAGTAGTTTTAATAACTCACCAAATGGAAGTAATTAGAGAAATTTGTGATAAAGTAGCAGTTATGTCTAAAGGAGAAATAATTGAAACTGGAAAAACATATGAAATATTTTTAAATCCTAAAACAGATGTTACGAAAGAGTTAATATCATATGTTCCTCATCAAGAAAAAGAAGAGATTGCATATATAAAGAAACCTGGAAATAAAATAATAAAACTTATGTTTCTAGGATCAGTAGCAGGAGATCCAATATTATCAAAAGCTGTTAGAAAATTTAATTTAGATATAAACGTTTTAGGAGGAGCAATTGATTTATTATCAACAATGCAAGTAGGTCATCTTATTGTCGAGTTAATAGGAGATATAAGTCAACAAGATGAAGCAATAAAATGGTTTCCGAATTTAGATGTTGGAGTGGAGGTAATTTATAATGGTATTTAATATGTTAGTACAAGCTACAATAGAGACAATTTATATGGTATTATTATCAGTTGTAGTTTCTCTAATAATTGGTTTTCCTTGTGGTATTTTAGCTGCTATAACATCGGAAGGGCATATATTTGAAAACAAAAGTATAAATAGGGTACTAAACGGTATAATAAATGTAACTAGATCATTTCCTTATATAATCTTAATGATTTTATTACTTCCTTTATCAAGATTTATAATAGGAACTACAATAGGAAGTACAGCAGCAATTGTACCACTATCTATATCAGCAGCTCCTTTTGTAGCAAGAATAGTTGAAAATTGTGTTTTAGAAGTTGATAGAGGAGTTATAGAAGCTAGTGAAAGTTTAGGGGCAAATAATTTTACAATAATAACAAAGGTCATCATTCCAGAGTCTTTAGCATCTTTAGTTCAAGGAATAACACTTTTAATAATAAATTTAATTGGTTTATCAGCAATGGCAGGAGCCATTGGCGGCGGTGGCTTAGGAGATTTAGCTATAAGATTTGGTTATAATAGGTTTAAATTAGATATTATGATTTATTCAGTTTTAGTTATAATAGTATTAGTTCAAGGGGTTCAGCTAATAGGAAATTTAATATCAAATAGATTGAAAAAAAATGGGAGGTAGTTATGAAAAAATTAGTTTTATGTTTAAGTTTAGTGAGTTCTATAGTAAGTTTTGGAGCAAAATTAAAGGTTGGAGCATCGCCAGTTCCACATGCACAGCTTTTGCAACTAGTAAAGGATGATTTAAAAAATCAAGATGTAGATTTAGAGATAGTAGAATTAACAGATTATGTGACTCCAAATTTACTTTTAGATTCTAAAGAGTTAGATGCTAACTTTTTTCAACACAAGCCATATTTAGACACATTTTCTAAAGAGAAAAATTTAAAATTAGTTGGAGCTGGAAATATTCATGTTGAGCCATTAGGAGTTTACTCAAAGAAAATAGATAAGATAGAAAACTTAAAAAAAGGAGCGGTTGTAGCTATTCCTAATGACCCAACAAATGGTGGAAGAGCGTTAATTCTTTTACATAACAATGGCATAATAAAATTAAAAAACCCTCAAGATTTATTAGCAACAGAGTTTGATATTGTGGAAAATAAAAATAATTTAAAATTTAAATCACTAGATGCAGCCCAAATTCCAAGAGCATTACAAGATGTAGATTTAGCAGTGGTAAATGGAAACTATGCAATAGAAGCTGGGTTAAATCCTTTAACTCAAGCTATAATAATAGAAGGAAAAGAGTCGCCTTATGCTAATTTAATAGCAGTAAGAGAAGGAGATGAAAATAGAGAAGATATTAAAAAATTAGTTAAAGCATTACAAAGCGAAAAGGTAAAAGTGTTTATAGAAAATACATATAAAGGTGGAGTAGTTCCAGCATTTTAATAAATCAAAAAAGTGAGTTTTTAACTCACTTTTTTTACTTTATATCTAATTTACAAACTTTTTTGCACTTAACTTTTTTCTTTGTACAAACAATATCTGATGAATTACAGTTTGGACAAAAATCTAAATCTTTTTTTAAAGTAGGAATGAATGTTTTATCACAAGAATTGCATATAAATTGACAATGTGGAGTTTTAAAATCTCCACCCTTTAATTGAATTCCATATCCCATTATAAGAGCTTCTGTTATTTTAGTTCTAGCAGAATTTAATATATTTTGAAAAGTCTGTCTAGATACTTCCATTTTTTCAGCACATTCTTCTTGTGACAAATTTTCTAAATCTTTTAATCTAATTGCTTCAAGTTCTTCAATTTTTATATTATTAAAATGAATATTACAATTTTTACTTCCTTTAGGAATAAATTTTGTTTCATTTGGAATAAACTCTACACTTCTAACTTTTGTAGGCCTAGCCATTATTATTTACCGCACTTACAATTACAAGAATGACCATGGCCATGATGATGATCATGACTGTTACAACCGGCATTACCAGTAACTAATATCTGTTTAAAAAATCCGTCGGCAATATCATCACAAAAACCTTCTAGTCCAGAAAAAACTTTTATATCAAGAGATTTTAAATTATTTAAAGCACCTTCACCAATTCCACCACAAGCAACAAATTCAACACCAAGCTCTTTTAATTGATTTGGAATAGTCCCGTGACCATTACTTTCATGATACTCTTTTTTTGAGCTATCATAAACATAAAATCCTTCTGCTCTACCAAAATGTTGACTAATTTTATTATTTTCACAAACAACTGCTATTTTCATAAAACACCTCTCTTTGTAAGTAATTGGCATATGCCATAATTAATATTAGGTTTTTTTATTAAAAAAGTCAAGAATTTTTTTTTAAAAAATTGACTCTTAGAATTATTTTTGATAATATACATATATAAAAATAGTATAAATTAAAAGGAGTATCATGAAAACTGATTTATTAGCAATAAAAAATGAACTAAAAAAATATGCAAAAACAATTTCAAAATTATTTTCTATGGATGTTGGAATTTGTGATAAAAACCTTATAAGAATAACTGGAAGTGGTCCTCAAAAAGTTGGCGAAAAAATAAAAGGTAGAGCTAATAAAAAAACTTTAGAAACAAAAGAAACAACAGTTATTTTAAACCCTAGAGAAGATGAAATTTGTAATGGATGTTCAGAAAAAAATTGCTGTTTAGAAGTACTTGAAATTTCAACTCCAATAATATACGAAGGAAATATAATTGGTTTAATTAGTTTAGTATCTTTTGATGAAAACCAGAAGAAAAGAGTTTTAGAAAATTTAAAAAATTATTTAGATTTCGTAGAACAAATGGCTGAA from Candidatus Cetobacterium colombiensis includes:
- a CDS encoding DUF134 domain-containing protein, which codes for MARPTKVRSVEFIPNETKFIPKGSKNCNIHFNNIKIEELEAIRLKDLENLSQEECAEKMEVSRQTFQNILNSARTKITEALIMGYGIQLKGGDFKTPHCQFICNSCDKTFIPTLKKDLDFCPNCNSSDIVCTKKKVKCKKVCKLDIK
- a CDS encoding methionine ABC transporter permease: MVFNMLVQATIETIYMVLLSVVVSLIIGFPCGILAAITSEGHIFENKSINRVLNGIINVTRSFPYIILMILLLPLSRFIIGTTIGSTAAIVPLSISAAPFVARIVENCVLEVDRGVIEASESLGANNFTIITKVIIPESLASLVQGITLLIINLIGLSAMAGAIGGGGLGDLAIRFGYNRFKLDIMIYSVLVIIVLVQGVQLIGNLISNRLKKNGR
- a CDS encoding NifB/NifX family molybdenum-iron cluster-binding protein, with product MKIAVVCENNKISQHFGRAEGFYVYDSSKKEYHESNGHGTIPNQLKELGVEFVACGGIGEGALNNLKSLDIKVFSGLEGFCDDIADGFFKQILVTGNAGCNSHDHHHGHGHSCNCKCGK
- a CDS encoding MetQ/NlpA family ABC transporter substrate-binding protein, translated to MKKLVLCLSLVSSIVSFGAKLKVGASPVPHAQLLQLVKDDLKNQDVDLEIVELTDYVTPNLLLDSKELDANFFQHKPYLDTFSKEKNLKLVGAGNIHVEPLGVYSKKIDKIENLKKGAVVAIPNDPTNGGRALILLHNNGIIKLKNPQDLLATEFDIVENKNNLKFKSLDAAQIPRALQDVDLAVVNGNYAIEAGLNPLTQAIIIEGKESPYANLIAVREGDENREDIKKLVKALQSEKVKVFIENTYKGGVVPAF
- a CDS encoding methionine ABC transporter ATP-binding protein; translated protein: MIKLENVNKIYNNKFQAVKDVSLNIEKGEIFGIIGLSGAGKSSLIRLFNGLESLNSGKIEIEGVDISKLPKKDLLIKRKKIGMIFQHFNLLKSRTVRENIAFPLEIDGWSKNKIIERVDELLKLVELEDKGEVYPSQLSGGQKQRIAIARALANNPKILLSDEATSALDPKTTKSILKLIKDIQSKMDLTVVLITHQMEVIREICDKVAVMSKGEIIETGKTYEIFLNPKTDVTKELISYVPHQEKEEIAYIKKPGNKIIKLMFLGSVAGDPILSKAVRKFNLDINVLGGAIDLLSTMQVGHLIVELIGDISQQDEAIKWFPNLDVGVEVIYNGI